A portion of the Phyllopteryx taeniolatus isolate TA_2022b chromosome 15, UOR_Ptae_1.2, whole genome shotgun sequence genome contains these proteins:
- the usp20 gene encoding ubiquitin carboxyl-terminal hydrolase 20 isoform X4: protein MAEQDLCPHLDSIGEVTKDDLLHKSKGTCQSCAVGGANLWACLENDCPYVGCGESYSDHSTLHAQAKKHNLTVNLTTFRIWCYVCEREVFLERRAALAPSLAPAARPHHHHCVASEQEVAAPPPPLGHPLKAVPIAMGEEEGSESEEDELKPRGLTGMKNIGNSCYMNAALQALSNCPPLTQYFLDCAGLVRTDKKPALCKSYQKLISELWHKKRPSYVVPTSLSHGIKLLNPMFRGYAQQDTQEFLRCLMDQLHEELKEPLTECGGESSDGEERLDGERSPAEEDFLSCDSGSNSDRGEAGNCSGETLAQDERDGVGTAGDGPLGGGISEKERLKDRRVSGSPLRGPSQDMDEDADVDTAVPERADEEEDAGQDTDAQHRENNQVQEGNSISQPNNEVATACPQSTPCSPVRNLQELHAKLSSTPPRSSPLRSAGSSYPFKKAQLLLSSRKKKQSHYRSVISDIFDGSILSLVQCLTCDRVSTTVETFQDLSLPIPGKEDLAKLHLSIHQNLPVKTNVCPDTYGSQGWISFIMDSIRRFVVSCIPSWFWGPMVTLEDCLAAFFAADELKGDNMYSCERCKKLRNGVKYCKVLRLPEILCIHLKRFRHEVMYSFKISNHVSFPLEGLDMRPFLAKDSPSQVTTYDLLSVICHHGTAGSGHYIAYCQNVINGQWYEFDDQYVTEVHETVVQNAEAYVLFYRKSSEESVRERQKVVALASGKEPSLLQFYISREWLNKFNTFAEPGPIANHTFLCHHGGIPPNKYNHIDDLVVIVPQNVWEYLYNSFGGGPAVNHLCMCAICQVEIEALAKRRKTEIDTFIKLNKEFQAEEAPSVILCISMQWFREWETFVKGKDNEPPGPIDNSKIGVMKAGHVQLKQGADYGQISEETWQYLLGIYGGGPEIAVRQTAIPADPDGLHGERKIEAETRAL from the exons ATGGCCGAACAAGACCTTTGTCCCCACCTGGACTCCATCGGGGAGGTGACCAAAGACGACCTCCTTCACAAATCCAAG GGAACCTGTCAATCATGTGCCGTCGGGGGGGCGAACCTGTGGGCTTGTCTTGAG AATGACTGCCCATATGTAGGCTGTGGAGAGTCGTACTCCGATCACAGCACGCTGCATGCTCAG GCCAAGAAGCACAACCTGACAGTGAACTTGACCACGTTCAGGATCTGGTGCTACGTGTGCGAGCGGGAGGTGTTTCTGGAGCGCAGGGCCGCCTTGGCGCCTTCCCTGGCACCTGCCGCccgcccccaccaccaccactgcgTAGCCTCGGAGCAG GAAGTGgcagcgccgccgccgccgctcggTCACCCGCTAAAAGCGGTGCCGATCGCCATGGGGGAAGAGGAGGGCTCCGAATCCGAGGAGGACGAGCTTAAACCCAGAG GTTTAACGGGAATGAAAAACATTGGCAACTCGTGCTACATGAACGCAGCTCTTCAAGCTCTGTCCAACTG CCCTCCTCTCACTCAGTACTTCCTGGACTGTGCCGGGCTGGTCCGCACCGACAAGAAGCCGGCTCTCTGCAAGAGCTACCAGAAACTCATCTCAGAACTCTGGCATAAAAAACG GCCCAGCTATGTCGTCCCGACCAGTCTGTCCCACGGCATCAAGCTGCTGAACCCCATGTTTCGTGGTTATGCTCAGCAG GACACCCAGGAGTTCCTGCGCTGCCTGATGGACCAGCTCCACGAGGAGCTGAAGGAGCCACTGACCGAGTGCGGCGGCGAAAGCAGCGACGGCGAGGAGAGGCTTGACGGCGAGCGCTCGCCCGCCGAGGAAGACTTCCTCTCTTGCGACTCGGGTTCCAACAGCGACCGCGGCGAGGCGGGGAACTGCAGCGGCGAGACGCTCGCGCAGGACGAGCGCGACGGCGTCGGCACGGCGGGGGACGGCCCCTTGGGCGGGGGGATCTCGGAGAAGGAGAGGCTGAAGGACAGGCGGGTGTCCGGCTCGCCCCTTCGCGGGCCCTCGCAGGACATGGACGAGGACGCCGACGTGGACACGGCCGTTCCCGAGAGAGCCGACGAAGAGGAGGACGCGGGGCAGGATACTGACGCCCAACACCGAGAGAACAACCAAGTACAGGAAGGAAACAGCATCTCAC AGCCGAACAACGAAGTGGCGACGGCCTGCCCGCAATCCACCCCCTGCAGTCCTGTGAGGAACCTCCAGGAGCTTCACGCCAAGCTCTCCTCCACTCCGCCTCGCTCCAGCCCGCTGCGCTCTGCGGGGTCCTCGTACCCTTTCAAGAAAG ctcagTTGCTGCTGAGCTCCAGGAAGAAGAAGCAGTCGCACTATCGCAGCGTCATCTCCGACATCTTTGACGGCTCCATCCTCAGCCTGGTGCAGTGTCTGACTTGCGACAGG GTGTCTACCACAGTGGAGACCTTCCAAGACTTGTCTCTGCCTATTCCCGGGAAAGAAGACTTGGCCAAGCTCCATTTGTCCATCCACCAGAACCTTCCTGTCAAGACCAACGTGTGTCCCGACACGTACGGCTCCCAGGGCTGGATCTCCTTCATCATGGACTCCATACGCCG GTTCGTGGTCTCGTGTATACCCAGCTGGTTCTGGGGGCCCATGGTGACCTTGGAGGACTGCCTGGCTGCCTTCTTTGCCGCCGATGAGCTCAAAG GCGACAACATGTACAGCTGTGAGAGATGTAAGAA GTTGAGAAATGGTGTGAAATATTGCAAAGTGCTCCGACTTCCAGAG ATTCTGTGCATCCACCTGAAGCGCTTCCGGCACGAGGTGATGTACTCGTTCAAGATCAGCAACCACGTCTCCTTCCCGCTGGAGGGCCTGGACATGCGACCTTTCCTGGCCAAAGACAGCCCGTCCCAGGTCACCACGTACGATCTGCTCTCCGTCATCTGTCACCACGGCACCGCTGGAA GTGGGCACTACATTGCTTATTGTCAGAACGTGATCAACGGTCAGTGGTACGAATTTGATGACCAGTACGTGACTGAGGTCCACGAGACGGTTGTGCAGAACGCAGAAGCCTATGTGCTCTTCTACAG GAAAAGCAGCGAGGAGTCTGTGAGGGAGCGGCAGAAGGTGGTGGCTCTGGCCAGCGGCAAGGAGCCCAGCCTGCTGCAGTTTTACATCTCGCGAGAGTGGCTCAACAAGTTCAACACCTTCGCAGAACCGGGCCCCATCGCCAACCACACATTCCTTTGTCACCACGGAG gCATCCCTCCAAATAAATACAACCACATCGACGACCTGGTCGTTATCGTGCCGCAGAATGTGTGGGAGTACCTTTACAACAG CTTCGGAGGCGGCCCTGCAGTCAACCACCTGTGCATGTGCGCCATCTGCCAGGTGGAGATCGAGGCGCTCGCCAAACGCAGGAAAACAGAGATAGACACTTTcattaag CTGAACAAAGAGTTTCAGGCCGAGGAGGCGCCGAGCGTCATCTTGTGCATCAGCATGCAGTGGTTCCGCGAATGGGAGACCTTCGTCAAAGGCAAAGACAACG AGCCTCCGGGTCCCATCGACAACAGCAAGATCGGCGTCATGAAGGCGGGCCACGTTCAGCTCAAGCAAG GCGCAGACTATGGTCAGATTTCCGAGGAGACGTGGCAGTACTTGTTGGGAATTTACGGCGGGGGTCCCGAGATCGCGGTGAGACAGACGGCGATCCCGGCCGACCCCGACGGCCTCCACGGCGAGAGGAAGATCGAAGCCGAGACCAGAGCGCTCTGA